A DNA window from Borrelia duttonii Ly contains the following coding sequences:
- a CDS encoding terminase large subunit domain-containing protein, which produces MASGKTFLACYLFLKTLLKNRHLYRKGTNNFILGNSQKSLEINVREQFENLANMLKIPFIPKYSNTSYFEIDSLRVNLYGEDKIRDFERFRGANFAVIYVNEATTLHKETLKEALKRLRIKQKFIILK; this is translated from the coding sequence ATTGCAAGTGGTAAAACATTTTTGGCTTGTTATTTATTCTTAAAAACTTTACTTAAAAATAGGCATCTTTATAGGAAAGGTACCAATAATTTTATATTAGGTAACTCACAGAAATCATTAGAAATTAATGTTAGAGAACAGTTTGAAAATCTTGCTAATATGCTTAAAATACCTTTTATTCCCAAATACTCAAATACGTCATATTTTGAAATCGATTCTTTAAGGGTTAATTTATATGGTGAAGATAAAATAAGAGACTTTGAAAGATTTAGAGGAGCGAATTTTGCTGTTATTTATGTTAACGAAGCAACAACTCTTCATAAAGAGACATTAAAAGAAGCGCTTAAGAGACTAAGAATCAAACAAAAGTTTATTATTTTAAAATAG
- the bdr gene encoding Bdr family repetitive protein has translation MEYMQMEPVITRQMVLNELVKAGINREIADDLSYRYYKNELTTKDLQYLESNFNLKLEILERGLKAEIRELDTKIDTVENNLNNKIDTKFTELDNKIDIIENNLKSDIKELDNKIDKVRDELKSDISLVRKDMEVNKMELDTKIDIKFKELDTKIDKFASDVKGTLKLHAWMFGTIITLTIGILLTLIFK, from the coding sequence ATGGAGTATATGCAAATGGAACCTGTAATTACTAGGCAGATGGTACTAAATGAGCTTGTAAAAGCGGGTATTAATAGAGAGATTGCAGATGATTTGTCTTATAGATACTATAAAAATGAGCTTACTACTAAAGATCTTCAATATTTAGAAAGTAATTTTAACCTTAAACTAGAAATATTAGAGCGTGGTTTAAAGGCTGAGATTAGAGAACTTGATACTAAGATTGATACTGTAGAGAATAATTTAAATAACAAAATAGATACTAAATTTACAGAACTTGATAACAAAATAGATATTATTGAAAATAACTTAAAATCAGATATTAAAGAACTTGATAATAAGATAGACAAAGTAAGGGACGAATTAAAATCAGATATTTCTCTTGTAAGAAAAGATATGGAAGTGAACAAAATGGAACTTGATACTAAGATAGATATTAAGTTTAAAGAACTTGATACTAAGATAGATAAATTTGCATCAGATGTTAAAGGAACATTAAAATTACATGCTTGGATGTTTGGAACCATTATTACTTTAACTATAGGAATTTTATTAACTCTGATATTTAAATAA
- a CDS encoding anti-CBASS Acb1 family protein yields the protein MKYNAKINSYELYRHSIFFRNYVNNVAEDVLHNGINLEIVYRTALGGIEDTLDNLKVKIKEALLDCIIY from the coding sequence ATGAAATATAATGCTAAAATCAATTCTTATGAATTATACAGACATTCAATATTTTTCAGGAATTATGTAAATAATGTTGCAGAAGACGTCCTGCACAATGGAATCAACTTAGAAATTGTTTATAGAACTGCTTTAGGTGGTATTGAAGATACGTTAGATAATCTAAAAGTAAAAATTAAAGAAGCACTATTGGATTGTATCATATATTGA
- a CDS encoding variable large family protein encodes MNIEKKGEGKVRVILLMMMMVMMGCNSGGVKGEGTGGGEGRGGGSLSEVLLEVGRSAENAFYAFMGLIADTLGFTAKSITKKSDVGEYFSILGAKLGEASAELEKVANKATSGVDKSDALKNPIRVAVEAAKGVLDTLKGHLESLKGIGGDDNKIVGWAESDKEGAAANTEELKKAYKALKGIVETATKEGVEELNEGNVQMNAVTVGVSANPEHGAKILATNDAGKPAAGDTGKAALIVSTVSGEEMLASIVKPEEKASKITGQANAQTTPLEFAVGGDGANLAQNSVKPSSLSGGIALRSLVKAGKLAANNNNDEKAAQAAGLTAVNKLLVAVEDIIKKTVKKTLEKAKEKIDDARKPKIAE; translated from the coding sequence ATGAATATAGAGAAAAAAGGAGAGGGGAAAGTAAGAGTAATATTATTGATGATGATGATGGTGATGATGGGATGTAATAGTGGGGGAGTAAAGGGAGAAGGAACAGGAGGAGGAGAAGGGAGAGGAGGAGGAAGTTTAAGTGAAGTACTGCTGGAAGTAGGGAGAAGTGCGGAGAATGCATTTTATGCATTTATGGGTTTAATAGCAGATACATTAGGTTTTACTGCTAAATCGATTACTAAGAAGAGTGATGTAGGAGAGTATTTTAGCATTTTGGGTGCAAAACTTGGAGAAGCATCAGCAGAATTAGAAAAAGTAGCAAACAAGGCAACATCAGGTGTTGATAAAAGCGATGCATTAAAAAATCCAATTAGAGTTGCAGTTGAGGCGGCTAAGGGAGTTTTAGATACGTTAAAAGGACATTTAGAGTCGTTAAAGGGGATAGGTGGTGATGATAACAAAATAGTCGGTTGGGCAGAAAGTGATAAAGAAGGAGCAGCAGCAAATACAGAAGAATTAAAAAAAGCGTATAAAGCATTGAAAGGAATAGTTGAAACAGCTACTAAAGAAGGTGTTGAAGAGCTAAATGAAGGTAATGTTCAAATGAATGCAGTAACAGTAGGTGTATCTGCTAATCCAGAACACGGAGCTAAGATATTAGCTACAAATGATGCTGGCAAACCAGCAGCAGGGGATACAGGTAAAGCAGCATTAATAGTATCAACTGTAAGTGGAGAAGAAATGTTAGCATCAATTGTTAAACCAGAAGAAAAGGCTTCAAAAATAACAGGTCAGGCAAATGCACAGACAACTCCATTGGAATTTGCTGTAGGAGGTGATGGAGCTAATTTAGCACAAAATTCGGTTAAGCCAAGCTCATTGAGTGGAGGGATAGCTCTACGTTCATTAGTTAAGGCAGGTAAGTTAGCTGCTAATAATAATAATGATGAAAAAGCGGCACAAGCAGCAGGATTAACCGCAGTAAATAAGTTATTAGTAGCAGTAGAAGATATCATTAAAAAGACAGTAAAAAAGACACTTGAGAAAGCAAAGGAAAAAATAGATGACGCAAGAAAGCCAAAAATAGCAGAGTAG
- a CDS encoding variable large family protein has translation MKREKKVEGKVRVVIMMVMMGCNSGGVSGEEGKGTQGIGGLGEVISHLREGFLEVFVSFGNILKDTFGLTSNTTKKEVGERLGKIGEAVEVAKGKLEGIKGTEQFSLMKDKVDSVITNAVNILKKLVEGTKKFKEATDGANGKIGNANGTEDAVQADIASVKSLVEGINMIYEAAKEVKVDLKGNADKTIADSKAIAKLFNNTASADATGLKAANVALNASSGADILAAIDAAKNGINAPAGQISAAKNAYDIAVAIKNSEDAGADVREKGSVITAGLALRAMAKNGKLATHANVPAEGLNAVLIGAVSKTVNEIVSTIRRTVDKCLKDVDDCIKENSNSEVKSK, from the coding sequence ATGAAAAGAGAGAAAAAAGTAGAGGGGAAAGTAAGAGTAGTAATAATGATGGTGATGATGGGATGTAATAGTGGGGGAGTAAGTGGAGAAGAGGGAAAAGGAACACAAGGAATTGGAGGTTTGGGTGAAGTAATTTCACATTTAAGGGAGGGATTTTTGGAGGTTTTTGTATCTTTTGGAAATATACTAAAAGATACATTTGGTCTTACTTCAAATACGACTAAGAAAGAAGTTGGTGAGAGGTTGGGAAAGATTGGGGAAGCAGTAGAGGTAGCTAAAGGCAAATTAGAAGGTATTAAGGGAACTGAGCAGTTTAGTTTAATGAAAGACAAAGTTGATAGTGTAATTACTAATGCAGTTAATATTTTGAAAAAGTTAGTTGAAGGAACAAAAAAATTTAAGGAAGCTACTGATGGCGCTAATGGTAAAATCGGAAATGCTAATGGTACTGAGGATGCAGTGCAGGCAGATATAGCAAGTGTCAAGAGTCTTGTTGAGGGAATTAATATGATCTATGAAGCAGCTAAGGAAGTTAAAGTTGATTTAAAAGGAAATGCTGATAAGACAATTGCCGACTCTAAAGCAATTGCAAAGTTATTTAATAATACTGCTAGTGCTGATGCGACTGGTTTAAAAGCGGCTAATGTTGCATTAAATGCGTCAAGTGGTGCAGATATATTGGCAGCAATTGATGCAGCTAAGAATGGAATAAATGCACCTGCTGGCCAAATTAGTGCTGCAAAAAATGCTTATGACATTGCAGTTGCTATTAAAAATAGTGAAGATGCAGGTGCTGATGTTAGGGAGAAAGGGTCAGTAATAACAGCCGGTTTAGCATTAAGGGCAATGGCTAAAAATGGCAAATTGGCAACTCATGCTAATGTACCAGCAGAAGGACTGAATGCAGTATTAATAGGAGCAGTTAGTAAAACTGTAAATGAGATAGTGTCTACTATAAGAAGAACAGTTGATAAATGTTTGAAAGATGTTGATGATTGCATAAAAGAAAATTCTAATAGTGAAGTAAAATCTAAGTAG
- a CDS encoding variable large family protein, with amino-acid sequence MKREKKVEGKVRVKVVILMVMMMVMMGCNSGGVGGGEEGKNKFLQSLVNVSNEFLNVFTSFGEMVGSVLGFNVNSKKSDVGNYFKKVQGTVQGTKDKLEQIVADMKKVGNPNTVEVESVVKKLVSETFDKIIDGASEALKGADGVEAIGNVAEPVAGAGAGADVNAVKSLSEGIKKIVSVVLKEGNAEAGNDNGPVKDDGNAGAARGDAGAGADGDARKLFANNNAGDAAAAAKAARDAVKAVGAVTGADILQAIAKGDDGESAKLAKHNNVVANNNGANANNARDAIIAGGIALRAMAKGGKFANASAAAAGVKANVVNAAVSGVTKALNTLTVAIRSAVDEGLKSVKEAIKINTNDTPVSSENSVSGGQNK; translated from the coding sequence ATGAAAAGAGAGAAAAAAGTAGAGGGGAAAGTAAGAGTAAAAGTAGTAATATTAATGGTGATGATGATGGTGATGATGGGATGTAATAGTGGGGGAGTAGGAGGAGGAGAGGAAGGAAAGAATAAATTTTTGCAGTCATTAGTTAATGTGAGTAATGAATTTTTGAATGTTTTCACATCATTTGGGGAAATGGTGGGGAGTGTATTGGGGTTTAATGTTAATTCAAAGAAGTCAGATGTAGGGAATTACTTTAAGAAGGTTCAGGGTACTGTGCAAGGTACCAAGGATAAGCTTGAACAAATTGTTGCTGATATGAAGAAAGTAGGGAATCCTAATACTGTTGAAGTAGAGAGTGTCGTGAAGAAATTAGTTAGTGAAACATTTGATAAGATAATTGACGGTGCAAGTGAGGCTTTAAAAGGAGCTGATGGTGTTGAAGCAATTGGTAATGTTGCTGAACCTGTTGCTGGTGCTGGTGCTGGTGCTGATGTTAATGCGGTTAAGTCTCTTAGTGAGGGAATCAAAAAAATTGTAAGTGTAGTACTTAAGGAAGGAAACGCAGAAGCTGGAAATGATAACGGTCCTGTTAAAGATGATGGTAATGCTGGTGCTGCAAGGGGTGATGCTGGTGCTGGTGCTGATGGTGATGCAAGGAAATTGTTTGCTAATAATAATGCAGGTGATGCTGCTGCTGCAGCAAAAGCAGCAAGAGATGCAGTAAAGGCTGTTGGGGCTGTAACTGGTGCTGACATATTACAAGCTATTGCTAAAGGTGATGATGGTGAATCAGCTAAATTAGCGAAACATAACAATGTTGTTGCTAATAATAACGGTGCTAATGCTAATAATGCTAGAGATGCGATTATAGCAGGAGGAATAGCATTAAGAGCGATGGCAAAGGGAGGTAAATTTGCTAATGCTAGTGCGGCAGCGGCTGGGGTTAAGGCTAATGTTGTTAACGCTGCAGTAAGTGGAGTTACTAAGGCATTAAATACTCTAACTGTTGCAATAAGAAGTGCTGTTGATGAAGGACTTAAAAGTGTAAAAGAAGCAATTAAAATTAATACTAATGATACTCCTGTATCATCTGAGAATAGTGTTTCTGGTGGTCAAAATAAATAG
- a CDS encoding Vsp/OspC family lipoprotein has product MDLVKISQKIKEVSDFVVGVTEVDALVKSIDNLVAALGKKISAQGTADIANKNASLVVGAYNIIASVETKLTVLEQIVGAISTDLKAKVADAKTKSTAFLTKVKQSSADIGKDDTSAADAQKALKRDNNDKQKGADELDKLYLAIVDLVKAANNLLEATINDLVQTS; this is encoded by the coding sequence TTGGATTTAGTCAAAATAAGTCAAAAAATCAAAGAGGTTAGTGATTTTGTGGTAGGTGTTACAGAAGTGGATGCTTTAGTTAAGTCAATAGACAATCTTGTTGCGGCTCTTGGAAAAAAAATTTCTGCTCAAGGTACTGCTGACATTGCTAATAAAAATGCCTCATTAGTTGTGGGGGCCTATAACATAATTGCGTCTGTAGAGACTAAATTGACAGTGTTAGAGCAAATAGTTGGGGCAATTTCTACTGATCTTAAGGCAAAGGTTGCTGATGCTAAGACTAAGAGTACTGCATTTTTAACTAAGGTTAAACAATCAAGTGCCGATATAGGTAAAGATGATACTAGCGCTGCTGATGCACAAAAGGCTCTAAAAAGAGATAATAATGACAAACAGAAGGGAGCTGATGAACTTGATAAATTGTACTTGGCGATTGTTGACTTGGTAAAGGCAGCTAATAATCTATTGGAAGCTACAATTAATGATCTTGTACAAACTTCTTAG
- a CDS encoding variable large family protein — translation MMVVVMVMVCNSGGVAEGEEGKNKYLQSLVNVSNEFLNVFTSFGEMVGSVLGLNVNSKKSDVGNYFKKVQETVQGIKYGLNKIVADMKEEKNPNVEATESAVKTLVENTLDKIIEGAKTASEAIGDASGLIGNVADQNGTGVAGTDVDKLVEGIKGIVKVVLEGVGKADAGDSNKASDGTARTANAGDGEAGKLFITGNGAAGDDANSKKVATDAAKAVGGVRGSDILQAIVKEGGDASKLATAQNPGSAPKDAVIAGGIALRAMAKGGKFANGAANSDVSAAVKGAAVSAVTKALDILTIGIRRAIDLGLKSVKEAMKTNTGATAIASGKSGSSSQNQ, via the coding sequence ATGATGGTGGTGGTGATGGTGATGGTATGTAATAGTGGGGGAGTAGCTGAAGGAGAGGAAGGAAAGAATAAATATTTGCAGTCATTAGTTAATGTGAGTAATGAATTTTTGAATGTTTTCACTTCATTTGGGGAAATGGTAGGGAGTGTATTGGGGTTGAATGTTAATTCAAAGAAGTCAGATGTGGGGAATTACTTTAAGAAGGTTCAAGAGACTGTGCAAGGGATAAAGTATGGACTTAATAAAATTGTTGCTGATATGAAGGAAGAAAAGAATCCGAATGTTGAGGCCACTGAGAGTGCAGTTAAAACATTGGTTGAAAATACACTTGATAAGATAATAGAAGGAGCAAAGACAGCTAGTGAGGCGATAGGAGATGCTAGTGGATTAATAGGAAATGTGGCTGATCAGAATGGAACAGGTGTTGCAGGTACTGATGTTGATAAATTAGTAGAAGGAATTAAGGGAATTGTGAAAGTGGTACTTGAAGGTGTAGGGAAGGCTGATGCTGGGGATTCTAATAAGGCTAGTGATGGTACTGCGAGAACTGCTAATGCTGGAGATGGAGAAGCAGGTAAATTGTTTATTACTGGTAATGGTGCTGCTGGTGATGATGCTAATTCAAAGAAAGTTGCAACAGATGCAGCAAAAGCAGTAGGAGGAGTAAGAGGATCAGATATATTGCAGGCTATAGTTAAAGAAGGTGGTGATGCTTCTAAATTAGCTACTGCTCAGAATCCTGGTTCTGCTCCTAAAGATGCGGTAATAGCAGGTGGAATAGCATTGCGAGCGATGGCAAAAGGTGGTAAATTTGCTAATGGTGCTGCTAATTCAGATGTTTCAGCTGCAGTTAAAGGAGCAGCAGTAAGTGCGGTAACTAAGGCATTAGATATATTGACAATAGGGATAAGAAGAGCAATAGACTTGGGACTTAAGAGTGTCAAAGAAGCAATGAAAACTAATACTGGTGCTACTGCTATAGCATCTGGTAAGAGTGGTTCTAGTAGTCAAAATCAATAA